A genomic stretch from Lathyrus oleraceus cultivar Zhongwan6 chromosome 2, CAAS_Psat_ZW6_1.0, whole genome shotgun sequence includes:
- the LOC127122544 gene encoding uncharacterized protein LOC127122544 has translation MKKEKGKDKKEVRKSISLKTSRSKSSNNVQSDCETRSDNDSDDEDKKLFVKRYNRYIWKNGVKHSDLDDKEIGLFVRRYQRYIKKNGVNHYDKNLTKFVRVAKASREDENKKGKLRISCYNYGEFGHYRLECPKINKDRENGHHKKSSKSSRAYGIWESVSDSSSDESSTSSVESARICLMENRKKKKNVSLSKLETINDLSYLQLQNIVEDLHREALKAFNKLASHEKVFLH, from the coding sequence atgaagaaggagaaAGGTAAAGACAAGAAGGAAGTGAGGAAGTCTATTTCTCTAAAGACTTCAAGATCAAAGTCCTCAAACAATGTGCAAAGTGATTGTGAAACAAGAAGTGACaatgattctgatgatgaagatAAGAAGTTGTTCGTCAAAAGGTACAATAGATACATATGGAaaaatggagtcaagcattccgaccTCGATGATAAAGAGATTGGTTTATTTGTCAGAAGATACCAAAGGTATATTAAGAAGAATGGAGTCAACCACTATGACAAGAACTTAACCAAGTTTGTAAGGGTAGCAAAAGCCTCAAGAGAAGATGAGAACAAGAAAGGTAAACTTAGAATTTCGTGCTATAACTACGGAGAATTTGGTCATTATAGACTGGAATGTCCTAAGATTAATAAAGACAGAGAGAATGGCCATCACAAGAAGTCTAGCAAGTCTAGCAGAGCATATGGTATTTGGGAGAGCGTAAGTGATTCCTCAAGTGATGAAAGCTCCACTTCAAGTGTAGAATCGGCTCGGATTTGCCTCATGGAAAatagaaagaagaagaaaaatgtaAGTCTTTCTAAGCTTGAAACTATTAATGACTTATCTTATCTTCAATTACAAAATATCGTTGAAGATCTTCATAGAGAGGCCTTAAAAGCCTTTAATAAATTAGCTTCACATGAAAAAGTCTTTTTACACTAA